The Aureimonas mangrovi genome includes a region encoding these proteins:
- a CDS encoding extracellular solute-binding protein, with protein MRSDLLRLTRRHFGQLVMGAAASAAVPRLSLAQVPADTPLHGISAFGDLKYPADYPHFDYADLDAPKGGRLTLTVPNWAFNQSPLTFDTLNTFVLQGNAPPRIEGLYESLMTSSLDEPDSLYCALAETLTMSAGGNRFTFALRPQARFSNGDPVRPQDVAFTYRTIKAEGHPSLSYLIAEVEEVTAIDERQVEIRFSGTQTVPMVLAALILPILPESFFEGREFARTGMDEIPGSGAWRVGRYEAGRFIEYERREDYWGAEMPFARGLGHFQTLRVEFFRDRNAELQAFKAGVTTYREEFTTQAWATEYDFPATRDGRVLRREMPQGRRPRFQCWAFNQRRAQFQDVRVRRALNMCFDFEWTNANLMYGLRQHSDSPFENSDFKAEGAPSPEELAVMEPLREALPEEAFGEVWVQPVTDGSGRDRTILRQASELLAQAGWTRGGGGLVNEAGETFRLEYLASDPEQVRVYSRMIETMRLLGIDASIRVVDAAQYQLRQTNYDFDMILAAFSLGNTPTRESLAIFFGSSSADRPGAYNYPGMADEGVDALIRLVDDARSREELVTRMRCLDRVLRARLDWVPNITAGAKFVAHWNMFGYPETEPPYDAPPEALWWFDEDKARAIGRG; from the coding sequence ATGAGGAGCGACCTCCTCCGCCTGACCCGCCGCCATTTCGGGCAACTCGTGATGGGGGCAGCGGCGAGCGCCGCCGTGCCACGCCTGTCTTTGGCGCAGGTGCCGGCCGACACGCCGCTGCACGGCATTTCGGCCTTCGGCGATTTGAAATACCCGGCCGATTACCCTCATTTCGACTATGCGGATCTCGACGCTCCGAAAGGCGGACGCCTCACGCTGACCGTTCCGAACTGGGCCTTCAATCAGTCTCCGCTCACCTTCGACACGCTCAACACCTTCGTCCTGCAGGGTAACGCACCGCCGCGGATCGAAGGGCTGTACGAATCCCTGATGACGAGTTCCCTCGATGAGCCGGACTCGCTCTACTGCGCGCTGGCCGAGACGTTGACCATGTCTGCCGGCGGCAACCGCTTCACCTTCGCACTGCGTCCGCAAGCACGTTTTTCGAACGGCGATCCGGTGCGCCCGCAGGACGTCGCCTTCACCTACCGAACCATCAAGGCGGAGGGGCACCCGAGCCTCTCCTACCTCATCGCCGAGGTTGAGGAGGTGACCGCGATCGACGAGCGGCAGGTGGAGATTCGCTTCTCGGGCACCCAGACCGTGCCGATGGTGCTGGCGGCCCTGATCCTGCCGATCCTGCCCGAAAGCTTCTTCGAGGGCCGCGAGTTCGCCCGAACCGGCATGGACGAGATCCCCGGTTCGGGCGCTTGGCGCGTCGGCCGCTACGAGGCCGGGCGCTTCATCGAATACGAGCGGCGCGAGGACTATTGGGGCGCCGAGATGCCCTTCGCGCGCGGGCTCGGCCATTTCCAGACGCTGCGGGTGGAGTTCTTCCGAGACCGCAACGCCGAACTGCAGGCCTTCAAGGCTGGCGTGACGACGTACCGCGAGGAGTTCACCACGCAGGCCTGGGCGACGGAATACGATTTTCCCGCTACGCGTGACGGACGCGTCCTGAGGCGCGAGATGCCGCAGGGCCGGCGCCCGCGCTTCCAGTGCTGGGCATTCAACCAACGCCGCGCGCAGTTCCAGGACGTGCGCGTGCGCCGCGCCCTGAACATGTGCTTCGACTTCGAGTGGACGAACGCCAACCTGATGTACGGCCTTCGGCAGCATTCGGACTCGCCCTTCGAGAACTCGGACTTCAAGGCCGAGGGCGCGCCATCGCCTGAGGAACTCGCGGTGATGGAGCCGCTGCGCGAGGCCCTTCCCGAGGAAGCCTTCGGCGAGGTCTGGGTGCAGCCGGTCACCGACGGTTCGGGCCGGGACCGCACGATCCTGCGGCAGGCTTCCGAGCTTCTCGCGCAGGCCGGCTGGACGCGCGGCGGGGGCGGGCTCGTCAACGAGGCGGGCGAAACGTTCAGGCTGGAGTATCTGGCGAGCGACCCTGAGCAGGTGCGCGTCTACTCGCGCATGATCGAGACGATGCGGCTGCTCGGCATCGACGCATCGATCCGTGTCGTCGATGCGGCCCAGTATCAGCTTCGCCAGACCAACTACGATTTCGACATGATCCTCGCCGCCTTCTCGCTCGGCAACACGCCGACGCGCGAGAGCCTTGCGATTTTCTTCGGATCGAGCTCGGCCGACAGGCCCGGGGCCTACAACTACCCCGGCATGGCCGACGAGGGTGTCGATGCGCTGATCCGGCTGGTCGACGACGCGAGGAGCCGTGAGGAACTGGTCACGCGCATGCGCTGCCTCGACCGCGTGCTTCGCGCCCGGCTCGACTGGGTGCCCAACATCACCGCCGGCGCGAAGTTCGTCGCGCACTGGAACATGTTCGGCTATCCCGAGACCGAACCACCCTACGACGCGCCTCCCGAAGCGCTGTGGTGGTTCGACGAGGACAAGGCCCGCGCCATCGGGCGCGGCTAA
- a CDS encoding microcin C ABC transporter permease YejB has product MGAYILRRLLLMVPTLFGILAISFILIQFAPGGPVEQVIAQLQGTAGDRLGGAGADFQSAGGENSGYRGAQGLDPAFIAQLEAQFGFDKPPLERFATMVWDFLRFDFGESYFRSISVIDLIIEKLPVSISLGLWITLLSYGISIPLGIRKALKEGSSFDTWTSAVIIVAYAIPGFLFAVLLIVLFAGGSFLDWFPLRGLTSDNWAQLSWPERIVDYFWHLTLPLIALALSAFATTTLLTKNSFLDEIRKQYVTTARAKGLTENRVLYGHVFRNAMLIIVAGFPGAFISAFFTGSLLIETIFSLDGLGLLGFESIYRRDYPVVFATLYIFSLIGLVTTLISDLTYTWIDPRIDFERREV; this is encoded by the coding sequence ATGGGCGCCTATATCCTCAGACGACTTCTCCTGATGGTGCCCACCCTGTTCGGCATCCTCGCGATTTCCTTCATCCTCATCCAGTTCGCCCCCGGGGGCCCGGTGGAACAGGTGATCGCGCAGCTTCAGGGAACGGCCGGCGACAGGCTTGGCGGTGCGGGCGCCGACTTCCAGTCGGCCGGCGGCGAGAATTCGGGCTATCGCGGCGCGCAAGGGTTGGACCCCGCCTTCATCGCCCAGCTCGAGGCGCAGTTCGGCTTCGACAAGCCGCCGCTCGAACGCTTCGCCACGATGGTATGGGATTTCCTCCGCTTTGACTTCGGCGAGAGCTATTTCCGCTCCATCTCGGTGATCGACCTCATCATCGAGAAGCTGCCTGTCTCGATCTCGCTGGGCCTTTGGATCACGCTCCTTTCCTATGGTATTTCCATTCCGCTCGGCATCCGCAAGGCGCTGAAGGAAGGATCGAGCTTCGACACCTGGACGAGCGCGGTCATCATCGTCGCCTACGCGATCCCCGGCTTCCTCTTCGCGGTGCTCCTGATCGTCCTGTTCGCGGGCGGCTCCTTCCTGGACTGGTTCCCGCTGCGAGGCCTCACCTCGGACAACTGGGCGCAGCTTTCCTGGCCCGAGCGCATCGTGGACTATTTCTGGCACCTGACGCTGCCGCTGATCGCACTGGCGCTCTCGGCCTTCGCGACGACGACGCTTCTGACCAAGAACTCCTTCCTCGACGAGATCCGCAAGCAGTACGTGACGACGGCCCGCGCCAAGGGGCTGACCGAGAACCGCGTCCTCTACGGCCATGTCTTCCGAAACGCGATGCTCATCATCGTGGCGGGCTTTCCCGGCGCCTTCATCTCGGCCTTCTTCACCGGCTCGCTCCTCATCGAGACAATCTTCTCGCTCGACGGGCTGGGCCTTCTCGGCTTCGAGAGCATCTACCGCCGCGACTACCCCGTGGTCTTCGCAACGCTCTACATCTTCTCTCTGATCGGCCTCGTGACGACCCTCATCTCCGACCTCACCTACACCTGGATCGATCCGCGCATCGACTTCGAGCGGCGGGAGGTCTGA